From a region of the Candidatus Acidiferrales bacterium genome:
- a CDS encoding VWA domain-containing protein codes for MAVSLVLAFVPAAKAQTDGRIRVETDLVSVPATVLDSTGKPVADLPESAFKLDENGVEQKIARFETQTNRPLELSLMVDSSMSTTMEMKFENEAAARFIKLVVRPGDVLGVFEFSDDVTELSAGFSSNILKLQAAAQKISPGGGTSLFDAIVLGSQELERLPRDRRRVIVLVTDAGETTSRSSYEEARQAAIQSEALLYTILIRAVKNENGRNTAGEHAIETIIQSTGGAVYYADAMSQLDAMFEQISRELRTQYLLSYYPVPKEKPGTYCRIELEISGGPYTLHYRQGYLATGVPGEE; via the coding sequence GTGGCCGTTTCTTTGGTGCTTGCCTTTGTGCCGGCAGCCAAGGCGCAAACGGACGGACGAATTCGCGTGGAGACGGATTTGGTGAGCGTCCCGGCGACCGTCCTCGATTCCACCGGCAAGCCCGTCGCGGATTTGCCGGAATCGGCATTCAAGCTCGACGAAAATGGCGTCGAGCAGAAAATCGCAAGATTCGAGACGCAGACAAACCGGCCGCTCGAATTGTCGCTCATGGTGGATTCGAGCATGAGCACGACCATGGAGATGAAATTTGAGAATGAGGCAGCAGCGCGGTTTATCAAACTCGTCGTGCGCCCCGGCGATGTGCTTGGGGTCTTCGAATTCTCCGACGATGTGACGGAGCTTTCGGCCGGTTTTTCCTCGAATATTTTGAAATTGCAAGCAGCGGCGCAAAAGATCTCCCCGGGCGGAGGAACTTCGCTTTTCGATGCGATTGTGCTGGGATCGCAAGAGCTTGAAAGATTGCCGCGAGACCGGCGGCGCGTCATCGTGCTCGTGACGGACGCTGGAGAGACGACGAGCCGCTCCTCCTATGAGGAGGCACGGCAGGCAGCGATCCAGTCCGAAGCGCTGCTGTATACGATTCTCATACGGGCGGTGAAAAATGAGAATGGCAGGAACACGGCTGGAGAACACGCTATCGAAACAATTATCCAGTCGACTGGCGGAGCCGTCTATTACGCAGATGCAATGAGCCAACTGGATGCGATGTTCGAGCAGATCAGCCGTGAGCTGCGCACGCAGTACTTGCTGAGCTATTATCCCGTGCCGAAAGAAAAGCCGGGAACGTATTGCCGAATTGAACTGGAGATTTCGGGAGGGCCGTATACCCTGCATTACCGGCAGGGATATCTAGCTACGGGAGTGCCGGGAGAAGAATGA
- a CDS encoding molybdenum cofactor biosynthesis protein MoaE, which yields MREKIATSEVAAKLKRPEDGALALFEGIVRNHSRGKQTLYLEYEAYEAMALAKMREIGAQMKERFAIDGLAMVHRLGRLEIGETSVLVAVSAAHRGAAFDACRYGIDTLKRVVPIWKKEYFADGGVWAEGAKVSAEAFSPENTSTQ from the coding sequence GTGCGCGAGAAGATCGCGACCAGCGAAGTCGCGGCAAAGTTGAAGCGGCCAGAAGATGGCGCGCTGGCTCTGTTCGAGGGCATCGTGCGAAATCATTCGCGCGGCAAGCAGACACTTTATCTCGAATATGAAGCCTACGAAGCGATGGCGCTGGCGAAAATGCGGGAGATCGGCGCGCAGATGAAAGAACGGTTTGCCATTGACGGGCTGGCGATGGTGCACAGGCTCGGGCGGCTCGAGATCGGGGAGACCAGTGTGCTGGTTGCCGTAAGCGCGGCCCATCGGGGAGCAGCATTCGATGCCTGCCGATATGGAATCGATACGCTGAAGCGGGTCGTGCCGATCTGGAAGAAGGAGTATTTCGCAGACGGCGGCGTTTGGGCGGAAGGTGCGAAAGTCTCCGCGGAAGCCTTTTCTCCCGAGAACACATCTACACAATAA
- the moaD gene encoding molybdopterin converting factor subunit 1 — MQVRVLFFGQLKEIVGTEEATLEASEGASVEDLFSIYAQRFPRLKGFRDSVAPAVNREYAHWSAVLRPGDEVALLPPVSGG; from the coding sequence ATGCAGGTGCGCGTGCTTTTCTTCGGACAATTGAAGGAGATCGTGGGCACAGAAGAAGCGACGTTGGAGGCTTCCGAAGGCGCGAGCGTGGAGGACTTGTTCTCGATCTATGCGCAGCGATTTCCGCGGCTGAAGGGGTTCCGCGACTCCGTGGCGCCGGCGGTCAATCGAGAATATGCCCATTGGAGCGCCGTGCTGCGCCCGGGAGATGAAGTCGCGTTGTTACCGCCAGTGAGCGGGGGATAG